The window TCTACGCCACTCTGCGCCGCGATGGACCGCAGGCACGCACCCAGGGAGGCCTCTTCGTTGCGCGCCGGGACGATCACCGAGACGCGTGGCAGCCTCGAATGACGCGGCTCCGCAACCACTGGCGATTCTGGCGACATAGGCAGAATCCCTTTATTATAGCGAGGTGCGACGTGCTCTCCTGTTCCTGTGCCTGTTCACGCTGCTGGCAGGATGCAGCCGCGGCCCCAAGCCGCCCTTGATCGGCAATCTGGCTCCGGATTTCACCGTGACCGACGCCGACCGCACCGTGGCGCTCAAAGAGCTCAGGGGGAAAGTGGTGGTGCTGAATTTCTGGGCTACCTGGTGCCCGCCCTGCGTCGACGAGATGCCGTCGCTGGTGCAGATGCAGAAGCAGTTGAAGGAGCGCGGGGTCACAGTGCTGGCGGTGAGCCTGGACGACGATGCCCGGCAATACCACACCTTCCTGGAAAAGAACAAAGTGGACCTGCTCACGGTCCGCGACCCGCGGCAGAAGAGCAACGAGCTTTACGGCACCTTCAAGTTCCCCGAGACCTACATCATCGACCGCCAGGGCGTACTGCGCCGGAAATTCATCGGGCCGGTGGATTGGACCAAGCCTGACGTTCTGGACTACCTCCAGAAGCTCTGATCAGAGCTGCACATTCCGCAAGCGCAACGAATTGGTGATGACCGAGACTGAGCTGAAACTCATCGCGGCAGCAGCGATGACCGGGCTGAGCAGCAGCCCGAAGAACGGATAGAGCACGCCTGCGGCGATGGGGACGCCGAGTGAGTTGTAGATAAAAGCAAAGAACAGGTTCTGGCGGATGTTGCGCA is drawn from Terriglobales bacterium and contains these coding sequences:
- a CDS encoding TlpA disulfide reductase family protein; this encodes MRRALLFLCLFTLLAGCSRGPKPPLIGNLAPDFTVTDADRTVALKELRGKVVVLNFWATWCPPCVDEMPSLVQMQKQLKERGVTVLAVSLDDDARQYHTFLEKNKVDLLTVRDPRQKSNELYGTFKFPETYIIDRQGVLRRKFIGPVDWTKPDVLDYLQKL